From Acidobacteriota bacterium, a single genomic window includes:
- a CDS encoding methylenetetrahydrofolate reductase C-terminal domain-containing protein, producing MVPSALNSSPSGGSWMKQPLAHLLQQTDSFVTCIELVTSRGIITERSGRRVLDLARGLARHPQVHALSITDNPGGNAMLSADTLGTDLIARGQEVIIHLSCKDWNRNALQSRGWKLASEGFNNILALSGDCPTGGYAGQASGVFDIDSVGLLKMYSDMNAGLTEEGRGEATMAPTRFFLGAVVTNFKRHEREVMPQYFKLALKVRSGAQFIINQIGYDSRKQDELLKAMSHYGLQVPVLANVYVLSRPAARFFNSGAIPGVVVTDELLSLVEKQAKSPDKGRAFFLELAAKQCAIARGLGYRGVYLGGHLKLEHYARVLSIADSFAEGDWKDFAREIRFPQEDEFYLFDGDPETGLSSTEINPSYLASRTPEALGVLQGRLPLSYKLNRWVHEQVFEKESPGFPLGQGFYRTVERSGPGVRKALHGMEHAFKIVGFDCRDCGDCSLPDIAYLCPESQCAKNQRNGPCGGTRQGKCEVGEKDCIWALAYDRLKAYGEEERMLERPAVFRNGALRGTSAWANAFLGRDHHAAGGETGEASPTGPSKRR from the coding sequence ATGGTCCCTTCGGCCTTGAACTCCAGCCCCTCCGGTGGCTCCTGGATGAAGCAGCCGCTGGCCCACCTGCTGCAGCAGACCGACTCCTTTGTGACTTGCATCGAACTGGTGACCTCCCGGGGCATCATCACCGAGCGCAGCGGACGCCGCGTTCTGGACCTGGCTCGCGGCCTGGCCCGGCATCCGCAGGTCCATGCCCTCAGCATCACCGACAATCCCGGAGGCAACGCCATGCTGAGCGCAGACACTCTGGGAACCGATCTGATCGCGCGGGGCCAGGAGGTGATCATCCATCTCTCCTGCAAGGACTGGAATCGGAATGCCCTCCAAAGCCGGGGGTGGAAGCTGGCCAGCGAGGGATTCAACAACATTCTGGCCCTGTCCGGAGACTGTCCCACCGGCGGCTACGCGGGTCAGGCCAGCGGCGTTTTCGACATCGATTCGGTGGGGCTGCTGAAGATGTATTCGGACATGAACGCCGGCTTGACGGAAGAAGGGCGGGGTGAAGCCACCATGGCACCCACCCGGTTCTTCCTGGGGGCGGTGGTCACCAATTTCAAGCGCCACGAACGCGAGGTGATGCCCCAATACTTCAAGCTGGCGCTGAAGGTCAGGAGCGGGGCCCAATTCATTATCAATCAGATCGGCTACGACTCACGCAAACAGGACGAGCTGCTGAAGGCCATGAGCCACTACGGGTTGCAGGTTCCGGTGCTGGCCAACGTCTACGTGCTCAGCCGGCCCGCGGCCCGCTTTTTCAACAGCGGCGCCATCCCCGGCGTGGTCGTGACCGACGAGCTGCTGAGCCTGGTGGAAAAGCAGGCAAAGTCTCCGGACAAGGGACGGGCCTTCTTCCTGGAGCTTGCAGCCAAACAGTGCGCCATCGCCCGGGGGCTGGGGTATCGGGGGGTCTACCTGGGTGGGCACCTCAAGCTGGAACACTATGCCCGGGTGCTCTCCATCGCCGACAGTTTCGCCGAGGGCGACTGGAAGGATTTCGCCAGGGAGATCCGGTTTCCGCAGGAAGACGAGTTCTACCTCTTTGACGGCGATCCCGAAACCGGCCTGAGCTCCACCGAGATCAACCCCTCCTACCTGGCTTCCAGGACCCCGGAGGCCCTCGGTGTCCTGCAGGGGCGACTTCCCCTGAGCTACAAGCTCAATCGCTGGGTTCACGAGCAGGTTTTTGAAAAGGAAAGCCCGGGATTTCCCCTGGGTCAGGGGTTCTATCGGACGGTGGAGCGGTCCGGTCCGGGGGTTCGGAAGGCCTTGCACGGGATGGAGCATGCTTTTAAGATAGTGGGCTTCGATTGCCGCGACTGCGGGGATTGCTCTCTGCCGGACATCGCCTATCTATGTCCGGAGTCCCAGTGCGCCAAGAACCAGCGGAACGGTCCCTGCGGGGGGACCCGCCAGGGCAAGTGCGAGGTAGGTGAGAAGGATTGTATCTGGGCATTGGCCTACGATCGTTTGAAAGCTTACGGCGAGGAAGAACGCATGCTGGAGCGTCCGGCGGTCTTTCGCAACGGAGCGCTCAGAGGCACCAGCGCCTGGGCCAACGCCTTCCTGGGACGTGACCACCATGCGGCTGGCGGAGAGACTGGGGAGGCCTCCCCAACCGGTCCCTCGAAAAGGCGCTGA
- a CDS encoding dihydropteroate synthase — MNRNGNQLQFTTIGENIHTTRVLLRKGKRIVQNPDGVESVLYRNSEGETRYLPIPEAVKRTQDYQEGRVKHVKIAVLAAQAGGPESEEGLRYLRYLVDRQLSAGVDFLDLNVDEVSLKLNEQKEAMQWLVGTVQAMSPVPVSVDSSNIEIIQAGLEACHDKSGRNLLNSASLERLEALDLAREHDTRVIVTAAGQKGMPQNEVERLENASRMVEAALARGISLDSIYVDVLVFPISVDGQFGHHALETIRQLRARYGAEVHITGGLSNVSFGLPRRRLINDVFILLSLEAGADSGIIDPVASNLEAILSMDRQAMPYRMTEDLLLGRDRHCKSFLRAYRKGELQ, encoded by the coding sequence ATGAACAGGAACGGGAACCAGCTTCAGTTCACGACCATCGGCGAAAACATTCACACCACCCGGGTCTTGTTGAGAAAGGGCAAGCGCATCGTCCAGAATCCCGACGGAGTGGAATCGGTACTCTACAGGAACTCCGAAGGTGAGACCCGTTACCTGCCCATCCCGGAAGCGGTCAAGCGGACCCAGGACTACCAGGAGGGTCGGGTCAAGCATGTGAAAATCGCCGTCCTGGCGGCCCAGGCGGGAGGTCCCGAGTCGGAAGAGGGACTCAGGTATCTCCGCTACCTGGTGGATAGGCAGTTATCGGCAGGGGTGGACTTCCTCGACCTGAATGTGGACGAGGTGTCCCTCAAGTTGAATGAGCAGAAGGAGGCCATGCAGTGGCTGGTTGGAACGGTGCAAGCCATGAGCCCTGTGCCGGTTTCGGTGGATTCCTCCAACATCGAGATCATTCAGGCCGGCTTGGAGGCCTGCCATGACAAGTCGGGGAGAAACCTGCTGAATTCGGCTTCCCTGGAGCGTCTGGAAGCCCTGGACCTGGCCCGCGAGCACGACACCAGGGTCATCGTGACGGCGGCCGGGCAGAAGGGAATGCCCCAGAACGAGGTGGAGCGTCTGGAGAATGCCTCGCGCATGGTGGAGGCGGCCCTGGCCAGGGGGATCTCTCTGGACAGCATCTACGTGGATGTCCTGGTGTTCCCCATCTCGGTCGACGGTCAGTTCGGCCACCATGCCCTGGAGACCATTCGGCAGTTGCGGGCCAGGTACGGGGCGGAGGTCCACATCACCGGTGGGCTGAGCAACGTTTCCTTCGGACTGCCCCGCCGGCGGCTGATCAACGATGTCTTTATTCTTTTGTCCCTGGAGGCGGGCGCCGACAGCGGGATCATCGATCCGGTGGCCAGCAACCTGGAAGCGATCCTTTCCATGGACCGCCAGGCCATGCCCTATCGCATGACGGAGGATCTGTTGCTGGGCAGGGATCGCCACTGCAAGAGTTTCCTGCGCGCCTATCGCAAGGGGGAATTGCAATAG
- a CDS encoding virulence factor: MAQYQILFWKDIPAQIKVYEGRRGVSRPLPDRFQVEIDRVAMAEGLAGTDDYLDQWQWTAKQERSGTTQEILDSLAEELEREFDARKRKRTGRSGKSGKDSAR, from the coding sequence ATGGCGCAATATCAGATTCTGTTCTGGAAAGACATTCCGGCCCAGATCAAGGTCTACGAGGGCCGTCGCGGCGTTTCCAGGCCGTTGCCCGACCGCTTTCAGGTCGAGATCGACCGGGTAGCCATGGCCGAAGGCCTGGCCGGCACGGATGACTACCTGGATCAGTGGCAGTGGACGGCCAAACAGGAACGGTCCGGAACGACCCAAGAGATCCTGGACAGTCTGGCCGAGGAGCTCGAACGGGAGTTTGACGCCCGCAAGCGCAAGCGAACCGGACGGTCAGGCAAGTCCGGGAAAGATTCAGCGAGGTAG